In Aedes albopictus strain Foshan chromosome 3, AalbF5, whole genome shotgun sequence, the following are encoded in one genomic region:
- the LOC134284253 gene encoding uncharacterized protein LOC134284253, which yields MEAWNICPFKFNHLPETQTRTEWLRWKRNFEVIVAASEEKNSTKIKNILLAKGGLELQDLFYSIDGADVVEDIEKGVDPYKIAIAKLDGHFVPKQHDSFERNEFCQLSPATTNEGKREPLGKFLMRCADQAKRCNFGKTEAESRELRIMDKVIYHAPAELRERLLQKEKLNLAQLTRIVNSFESIKTQSKAIENTGLGDASASTVSDQTTRINKLNTTANRYGSTCFRCGQQSHYGNDRECPAGGRKCY from the exons TTGGAACATATGCCCGTTTAAGTTCAACCATCTTCCGGAGACACAGACTCGGACAGAATGGTTGCGTTGGAAACGAAACTTCGAAGTAATTGTGGCCGCTAGCGAGGAGAAGAATTCTACCAAAATCAAGAACATTCTTCTTGCCAAAGGAGGTCTAGAACTTCAAGACTTATTCTATTCAATTGATGGAGCTGATGTGGTGGAAGATATTGAAAAAGGAGTTGACCCGTACAAGATAGCCATAGCCAAGTTGGATGGACATTTCGTTCCGAAGCAGCACGATTCTTTTGAGCGGAACGAGTTTTGCCAACTATCACCGGCCACTACTAATGAAGGAAAGCGCGAACCACTGGGGAAATTTTTGATGCGTTGTGCGGACCAAGCGAAGAGGTGTAATTTTGGAAAGACGGAGGCTGAAAGTCGTGAATTGCGGATCATGGACAAGGTAATTTATCATGCTCCGGCCGAATTGAGAGAGAGGTTGTTGCAGAAAGAGAAATTGAATTTGGCACAGCTGACACGCATTGTAAATTCGTTTGAATCGATCAAGACTCAATCAAAAGCGATTGAAAACACAGGATTAGGTGATGCATCAGCGTCCACAG TTTCGGATCAGACTACGCGGATCAATAAGCTAAATACTACGGCCAATCGTTATGGTAGCACGTGTTTCCGTTGCGGTCAGCAGAGTCATTATGGAAACGATCGCGAATGCCCAGCGGGTGGAAGGAAAT